The stretch of DNA gtgttgaaattcatccaacatttatagtgaaattacagtgaaccctcgtttatcgcggtagataggttccagacccgaccgcaataggtgaaaatccgcgaagtagtaacaccatatttacctatttatttaacatgaatattcagacttttaaaaccttcccttgtatgtagtactgttaacaaactaccctttaatgtacagaacacttaatgcatgtactacagtatcctaaactaaaacaggcacaaatattaaaggcgattttatatcgtgtttcctaaacacgccaaaaagcacgataaaaaatggcaaccaatgttttgtttacgtttatctctgatcataatgaagaaacaaatgcatttagtgtacacatctgtgtataggttagtttttgcatcgattatattgattattcagtacggtatgttgattttgttattaccaatgttttacttaatttttcttaggacttccaaatgaaatgtttttctttatgacgccgcctgaaacgacggcgtcataaagtacactcagtaaacaaacgaaggcatttaacgcgcatgatgaaagtgataaattatgatattacagtaaaagcttttataaaatatgttattacaaatattatttaccgtatctatataaaatcatacatacgtagcaaagcaggaaaacaatttacgagagagagagagagagagagagagagttgttttacatacgtaaatgtaaatttaaaaaaaaaaaaaagccccatttcatttaaaatagattacaaatattttactttatcatattacagtagtctgtataatactgtaaagttcagtacagtatgttgttgttatagtcgtggcgatgaaattctcacgaaacaaaaacacgtcatttgattacaacagctgattcattttctctctctctctctctctctctctctctctctctctctctctctctctctctctttgtgttatacaatacttacatttagatgaagaaactaaaattagttttcttagtgtcaattaaatacgaaacgaaaaaattatgccgagtctacatccacttcaatcatagctaaaaatacggcatccgatttcattagcaaaccactattttttgggaaacatcatcttattctagaaaattgctactctttaaatagttaattgcacattaagaaagcgtgtacttttgtttttaaatttcgggtgtgttttaaaaatcgagtattgttgacttctttttgttttacttttggctgtgattagatcagctgacatctagctgccgctcgagattgtacgaatacactaacaaagtatcgtttatacaatttcttaacttattcaaaccgtccgcagtatacagttgatattacataagcaccaatgtgttataacctatcaattttttttgtttattacatttaaacccctctctctctctctctctctctctctctctctctctctctctctctctctctctctctctctctctctctctctctctctctctctgtgggctacttttcactacctcccattccttacctctctctatctctctaacaaatgatatctttgttgctcctcaaagttttatttatattgaaaatcaatcatgattcaattttccttactttctccaatctcgcaccatcggtaaCATCacggtatttttgaaatttccggaaaatccgcgatatatgtatatacataggttatgaaaaaaatccgcgaagtggtgaatccgcgatggtcgaaccgcgaagtagcgagggctcactgtatcttaataattttacaatgattttgaGTGGCTAACATATTTATTCCCtttcaggtgataaatatatacattcgtTGTTACATTcatgttgtctatacaaataaatgatGAAGATGTATTTGCTTCTTATTCCCCCCAAAGTAGCCGAATAGAATTAGACTGAGTTCTTACTTATTTTCTCAAAAATAAGGTAAATACTTGAAGGTGCATATATGTGTGAACATAATTATTGAaagataattacatttgttccgacATATATACAAACTTTGTCGCTTCTATAGTCAATGTTAAcaattccctgcagggggcaggaagccctaagattgttccaagcttagtggatatgacgaataacggtaacgtcatatatttatgtggtctgggtgaccttatagaagctgactcaaggttaaggcactcaTACAAACccgcagatacagtactttcaagtaattctctggtaagcttccatcaggacgacatggcttgagtccaaaaaacggatttttaagcaaagcgaaaaatctctttttgggtgagatggccatgtcgtcctgatggacccgccctccttttctaagaaaaggaatatacatatgtaacaatcctcacccgaaactactctatctgcagccaTCCATGCCTAATTGCAGCAAGGAATGGGTTGCCATGTTGGGTGCTGTCGTAGTACTggaaggggatccaccggataaccttgatgacggctccccttcaatttcgccactcttccttctcagagcgaaaactctatttgaggtgaagattgccatgtgtcgtatcaagaaatacgtcccctgattttatgtgacatccttaagaaattttttaaggatactcgcgccaggagttagaattgtggagacctttggtcaattctctgggagtatcactgtagctaaataccccttagaaagctgcctaaaggaaccttccatcaggacgacatggccatctcacccaaaaatagatttttcgctttgtttcaaaatctgtttttagTAATCTGCAAATAATATTGCGCAGTACTTTACTGTATTAAAAATCACCAAAGAACACAAGTCAAGTCATGAAATTTAGAGTTAGAAATTGACAAAAAGTATTGTatttaggaacttatattagtGATTCTCTTTTAATTATATTGGAGCATATTCTCAATAGAGTTAGCTTGCGATCATGTGactacaaaccaaaaaaaaaattgtcgttaAAATGTACCATCAGTTGATAACAGATAAGTCTCAAAATGCTTAAATGAAGCTTGGTTGAACTTTgaaaaccttgatttttttttgcttaaccctggataggtacggtcctcggacacccctttaagggtatactcggacgcgaacgaccccgacgccaaaaaaaattcttgaaaaatcagtttttgcagtaacctccttttttcttttgccaaaaaaaacttcaatgaatgcttaaaacaactgtaaagataaatactactcatctgcagaaaaactatttattataaatattttaaaaaattaagtagaaaaaaaaaagacctgacataaaaattcataaaaaaaaagtttatacatatatacacaaatccttttaggaattgattcttgaatgtttaggacacatcttgatgtattttggatgaagtcagacccatggaggtgaagatctgaaatgagaaaaaaagggtaactttttttggccaaaaaaaattgtccaaatttcatgaatttttttgggtacccaaatgaaataggaagtggctaattttttttagggaataaacatatgttatcctaaaatagaaatatgtaaaaaaatcttcattattttgtaaattacatttatatcaggggccatatctaaaggtaattttttgagtacttggaaatttcgtaaaaaaatacatatatttaatatataatatgatatttatgcaggtaaaaatataccaaaatatcacaaattctatagggaacaagaatatatatagatagggcagcttacgcttcggatatgtccacaaaatggccgccagccacactgactcagactccctaatctgccacttgaaatgtaggaagggtatgtcaatttcaaggtgttatttactaatctaattattattggatatgcataaaaattgtatggtgggttgctggataattgtcgattattttacgactataaaattaaaattctgacccaaaaaattttttttgaagggaaataaaatcgaaataaaaaaatgtaaaacaatattttagctaaaaaaatttgatgatattcaatcaaaaaaaaagtaaacaaaattttccgacaaataaacatctagaggaatcattactctgtgatagttccttagtacgtagtaattttgaaagaattgggaaaaaacgaaaaaatggcaatcaccggaaaatcgaacacatacctatatatacgccatatctggctaaaaaaaaagataggcatgggtagccagatcatctagaaacacttttcaacactataaaaatataagttttgcgacactacttgccaattccttacggtaacatgactaagcaaaaaaatgcaaaacaaataaaaaggggcactcgtggaaaaatggccattctaatatacggcatttcagaaaaaaaaaaatttcagccacgtgctaggcaaaccatcaaggcatattttccgacaaataaacatataaatgaaatattactctgtgatagttccttagtacgtagtaattttgaaagaaatgggaaaaaacgaaaaaatggcaatcacaggaaaatcgaacacatacttatatatacgccatatctggctaaaaaaaatataggcatgggtagccagatcatctagaaacactttccaacactataaaaatataagttttgcgacactacttgccaattccttacggtaacatgactaagcaaaaaaatgcaaaacaaataaaaaggggcactcgcggaaaaatgcccaacattctaatatacggcatctcagataaaaaaaaaagacatgcacgtgttagcccaaccatcaaggcacactttctaacacataaacatgaaaaaaaaatcaataatatacggcaattccttactacgtagtaaatttttacaaatattgaaaaaaaaacagaaattggcaaccgcagttaaatacccaatataccaataactacgtcgtatctgacaaaaacaaaatcacgcatgggtagccagatcatctagacacactttccaacattaaaaaagcaaaagttttacgacactatttcgcaatatcttacggaaaaatgacttggcaaaaaaatgaaaaaaaattaaaaagggacactcgcggtaaaatgcccgacattctaatatacgacatctcagataaaaaaaaagacatgcacgtgttagcccaaccatcaaggcacactttctaacacataaacatgaaaaaaaaatgaataatatacggcaattccttactacgtagtaatttttacaaatattgaaaaaaaacagaaattggtaaccgcagttaaatacccaatataccaataactacgtcgtatctgacaaaaacaaagtcatgcatgggtagccagatcatctagacacactttccaacactaaacaagcaaaagttttacgacactatttggcaatatcttacggaaaaatgacttggcaaaaaaatgaaaaaaaatgaaaaaggggcactcgcggtaaaatggtcctcgtggtgatgaacgacattttaactaaaaaaaaaaacatgcacatggtagccaaacaatccaccaagactttccacaactgataacctatacaagttgcaccattctacgacaatttcataatacgtaataactttgataattatgcaaactacctcagaagggtaaactcggacgcgaacgaccccgacgcgtctcagaaatcggggaaggagtacagctacagcaatgcacatctggacactactagagcgtgtaggggagacacctcctgcaggtcgatcacccacaaattcagtcacgggggtgagtcacgtgagaaaaacctgttttttttttgacgctcggggtcgcaaacgacccaccgtacctatccagggttaattcagTATGTCGTCTGCTAAAACTAGAAATCAGCTGAGGAATTTAAATGCTGTGTTAAACCTTGCCTACTATCAAACATTGATTTAAGcaaagatttaatttatttttgtcatttagtttatattttttaaggaaataaagagaatatattcatatatccaagTGGTGACACAGTAATATCTTGACATTAACTATGAAAACTGTGTGTTGGTGCTGATGCAATATTTATTAtgatgttttaaccctggataggtacgctcctcggacacccctttaagggtatactcggacgcgcgcgaccccgacgccaaaaaaaattcctgaaaaatcagtttttccagtaacctccttttttcttttgccaaaaaaaacttcaataaatgcttaaaacaactgtaaagataaatactactcatctgcagaaaaactatttattataaatattttaaaaaattaagtagaaaaaaaagaccttacatcaaaattcataaaaaaaaagtttatacatatatacacaaatccttttaggaattgattcttgaatgtttaggacacatcttgatgtactttggatgaagtcagacccatggaggtgaagatctgaaatgagaaaaaaagggtaactttttttggccaaaaaaatttgtccaaattcatgaatttttttgggtacccaaatgaaataggaagtggctaatttttttagggaataaacatatgttatcataaaatagaaatatgtaaaaaaatcttcattattttgtaaattacatttatatcaggggccatatctaaaggtaattttttgagtacttagaaattttgtaaaaaaaaaatacatatatttaatatataatatgatatttatgcaggtaaaaatataccaaaatatcacaaattctatagggaacaagaatatatatagatagggcaacttacgcttcggatatgtccacaaaatggccgccaaccacactgactcagactccctaatctgccacttgaaatgtaggaagggtatgtcaatttcaaggtgttatttactaatctaattattcttggatatgcataaaaattgtatggtgggttgctggataattgtcgattattttacgactataaaattaaaattctgacccaaaaaaatttttttgaagggaaataaaatcgaaaaaaaaaaatgtaaaacaatatattttagctaaaaaaatttgatgatattcaatcaaaaaagaagtaaacaaaattttccgacaaataaacatctagaggaatcattactctgtgatagttccttagtacgtagtaattttgaaagaaatgggaaaaaacgaaaaagtggcaatcgcaggaaaatcgaacacatacctatatatacgccatatctggctaaaaataaagataggcatgggtagccagatcatctagaaacactttccaacactataaaaatataagttttgcgacactacttgccaattccttacggtaacatgactaagcaaaaaaatgcaaaacaaataaaaaggggcactcgcggaaaaatggctaacattctaatatacggcatttcagaaaaaaaaaattcagccacgtgctaggcaaaccatcaaggcacattttccgacaaataaacatctaaatgaatcattactctgtgatagttccttagtacatagtaattttgaaagaaatgggaaaaaacgaaaaaatggcaatcacaggaaaatcgaacacatacctatatatacgccatatctggctaaaaaaaaagataggcatgggtagccagatcatctagaaacactttccaacactataaaattataagttttgcgacactacttgccaattccttacggtaacatgactaagcaaaaaaatgcaaaacaaataaaaaggggcactcgcggaaaaatggccattctaatatacggcatttcagaaaaaaaaaattcagccacgtgctaggcaaaccatcaaggcacattttccgacaaataaacatataaatgaatcattactctatgatagttccttagtacgaagtaattttgaaagaaatgggaaaaaacgaaaaaatggcaatcacaggaaaatcgaacacatacctatatatacgccatatctggctataaaaaaagataggcatgggtagccagatcatctagaaacactttccaacactataaaaatataggttttgcgacactacttgccaattccttacggtaacatgactaagcaaaaagatgcaaaacaaataaaaaggggcactcgcggaaaaatgcccaacattctaatatacggcatcgcagataaaaaaaaaaaaagacatgcacgtgttagcccaaccatcaaggcacactttctaacacataaacatgaaaaaaaaatcaataatatacggcaattccttactacgtagtaaatttttacaaatattgaaaaaaaacagaaattggcaaccgcagttaaatacccaatataccaataactacggcgtatctgacaaaaacaaagtcacgcatgggtagccagatcatctagacacactttccaacactaaaaaagcaaaagttttacgacactatttggcaatatcttacggaaaaatgacttgacaaaaaaatgaaaaaaaatgaaaaaggggcactcgtggtaaaatgcccaacattctaatatacggcatctcagataaaaaataagacatgcacgtgttagcccaaccatcaatgcacactttctaacacatattcatgaaaaaaaaatcaataatatacggcaattccttactacgtagtaaatttttacaaatattgaaaaaaaacagaaattggcaaccgcagttaaatacccaatataccaataactacgttgtatctgacaaaaacaaagtcacgcatgggtagccagatcatctagacacactttccaacactaataaagcaaaagttttacgacactacttggcaatatcttacggaaaaatgacttggcaaaaaaaggaaaaaaaaatgaaaaaggggcactcgcggtaaaatggtcctcgtggtgatgaacgacattttaactaaaaaaaatcatgcacatggtagccaaacaatccaccaaggttttccacaactgataacctatacaagttgcaccattctacgacaatttcataatacgtaataactttgataattatgcaaattaccttagaagggtaaactcggtcgcgctcgaccccgacgcgtctcagaaatcggggaaggagtacagctacagcaatgcacatctggacactactagagcgtgtaggcgagacacctactgcaggtcgatcacccacaaattcagtcacgggggtgagtcacgtgagaaaaacttctttttttttgacgctcggggtcgcggacgacccaccgtaccgttccagggttaagtaaGTTAGGACATTATATAAACGATACTTTTTTCCTCGTATATCAGCATATTCTTTAAAGTAGCAGTTTGAGATCAGCTGATGACGAGCAAAAGTAATAAAAAGCTACTGATTGTTAATTGTTAAAATAcaccaataatttaaaacaaaagttcaaAATTGTTTTAATGAAGCACAATTAACTTAATTAAAATCTTATTTATTTAGAATGTGATAATGTTGCCTCCTAAAATAGTGGTCAGATATTGAAATCGAAAGCCTTATTTTATTTCTTCACCAACATGATTCCACGAATTGCCCACCACAATGCATGATATGTTGATGTTAGTTTCTTTCTTAAAACTAGGGCTGTTAAAAGTAATAATGCAATGTTAATACAGTTATTGATTGCAGGTAAATGACATGTTCTTTAGTTAAAATGTGAAAAGTTTGGTACTTAAGGTCTACACTAGACAGACATACCatttattatatttgaaaaatttatattgTATCCGTTACTGttttcataatttaattaaacGTTAATGAGAGTTGACTGTAAATTGTAAGTTACATGTATGATGACTTTCCATAATCCGCTAAGGCTATAGAAACAAAGGTACCGGACCATCAAATGTATTTAAATAGccctttttaaaaataaaaaagcacAATTTGATATTAAATTGATTACTGTATTAGAAATCTtattcatccatataccaaggcacttcccccaattttggtgggtagccgacatcaacaaatgaaacaaaaacaaaaagggggacctctactctttatgctcctcccagcctgacaagggactcaactgagttcagctggtactgctagggtgccacagcccaccctcccccgttatccaccgcagatgaagcttcataatgctgaatcccctactgctactacctccgctgtcatctaaggcaccggaggaagcagcagggcctaccggaactgcgtcactatcgctcgcccttcattcctatttctagcacgctctcttgcctctttcacatctatcctcctatcacccagagctcccttcaatccatccatccacccaaaccttggccttcctcgtgtacttctcccatcaactcttgctttcatcaccttctttagcagacagccattttccattctctcaacatggccaagccacctcaacacattcatatccactctagctgctaactcatttcttacacccgttctcaccctcaccacttcgttcctaaccctatctactcgagatacaccagccatactccttagacacttcatctcaaacacattcaatttctgtctctccatcactttcattccccacaactctgatccatacatcacagttggtaaaatcactttctcatatagaactatctttacattcatgcccaaccctctatttttttactactcccttaactgcccccaacactttgcaaccgtcattcactctctgatgtacatctgcttccactccaccatttgctgcaacaacagaccccaagtacttaaactgaatttgaatttcattttttatctaaaatgacAACTTCAAAAGAAGGCTTAATTATTTAGATTTCATATTGAGATTTTTGTAATGGTAGCTATGTGAGTTTTCTGCAATTAGTTTTAGGTTCTTTTCTAGTCACTTGAATCCTGAAACACAGATTTTGGAAGTTGTTTTTTAACATAATTCTTTGACTGTGATGTTGTAGATTACATGAAGCATAGATTATCTATTTACTTGATCTGTTTTTTACTCTTCATTAtgtgtgttgtttttattgttccAGATTCATCAccaaaaaggaagaggaagaagtcaAGAGGTCAGGAAAATCTTAGCATGTCTGGAGACATTTTAGGTAACACTGAAATGGAGAGTGTTCTAGAGTCCCCATTTAAAATCAATTCTGATATGAGatcaaaacataaaaagaaaagtaattttgatGGTGTAAAATCTCccacagaagaaaatttagtaatttcgcaatcaaatgcaaaaaaaaataataaaggaaaaagaaaaagctttCATAAAGAAAATAACTCAGAAAAGATACCTGCTGAGGAAAATGGCTATGCTACGAACCAACAAGATTTTTGGTCTGTAGATGAAGAACTTTCACTTATTGACAGTTTAATTAGTAAGTTAGATCCTAAAGATAATGCACCATATATGAcaacacttcgtaaaattaattggGGAAACATAGCAATTGGGAACCGAACTCCAGAAGAGTGCAGTGAAGTGGTAAATACATtgataaggaaaatttcaaaatataaaacttTGTCAATGATTCTTCAGGAAGCTAAGGAAGTAGCTTCTGACAGCCATTCACGACTTAAGAAAATATTATCTGCAAAATTAAGGTTCGTCCTTGATTACTGTAAGAAACACAAGTCTGAGTTTCCCTCCAGTGAGCTTCGTTCAAAGGCTAATGTTGCATGGTCTGAGTTATCCAAGAAAGAAAGGAAGTACTATGAAAGTATGTATGAAAATGAAGTTCTGAAATTTAGAAAGGCAATGGATTTGCCCCCTGATGCACCTAAAAGtcctttttcaatttattatttctcTGAAATAGAGAAGGGAGGCTCCCAAGGAATAGAACTAAAGAACAAATGTAGAAAGTTGTTTAATGAAATGAAGATTGATGAGAAAATTCCTTATATTCTTGAATCCTTTAAAGAACTGACAACATATGTTTCTAATTACAAGTCATATAaggaatcacatcctaactttgacCAACCGATGGTGAAACTTGAAAGTCGCAAATTATTTGAGCAATATTTTGAGTATTTGGGTATGCCTAAAAAGGTAACTAGTGTGTTGAGTATCTTCCatgaagaattaaaaaagaaaggaGACCTTACAGTTATTGAGTCCAAAAATTTTTTGATGAAAATAAGCTCCATGTACAGAGAACTGTCTGACGAACGGAAAGCTAAATACAAAGTTAAACTAAGGAAATTACAGGGAATGTATGAACAGTCTTACAAAGAGTGGAAAGAAAGTCTTAGTGAAGATATAGTTTTGGTTTTGGAAACTTATTTTGAAAACCATAATGTAAAGTCTGAGAATGTAGGAGGGAATTTTGATTTTAAACATAAAGTTGAAGTATGTATGGCAAAGCCAAAATTTAATAATGAGCCTGAAAAGCCTGCATCCACTCCATTTAAATTATTTAGTGTCAAGTTTAAGAAGCAAAGAAGTGAGAAATATAGTAatgcaaaggaaatggaaaaaGCTTGCTCCTTAGCTTGGAAGTCTTTATCAGAAGAAGCTAAATCGAAATATACCCAGAGATGTCAAGAATATCGAGCAATATATAAAGCTGCATTACTGCAGTATGTGAGACAATTGGGTGATGTTGCAAAAATGTACCTTGGCTTCAAAAGAAAAGAGCATTACATCTTTTTTAAAGAAGATATTTTTGAACAGGAATTTCCCAATGACGAATATCCAATTTATGTGGTTAGGAAAAAGGAGTTTGGTACTCTTGAAGGAATACAGAAGTCAGAAGAATTTAGGAAAAGAGATAGTAAAGTACTTAATACAAAGGAGATGGAACAGAGTTCTGAAAGTGGTATGAGTGACAatgaatcttcagaagaggatgttTCTGACAGCAGTGATAAAGAACCGGAGACTAACGTACACAAACTGAGAACCACTGCCGAAGAGTCCAGTGATAAAGAAAGCAGTACTGAAGATGAGGATTATAATGATAGCGATGTTGCACAAGCATGGGAGACACCAAAGGTAgactaatttccatatttttttataacATATCTAGGTGGTATATATTAATGTTTACTGTTAGTGCTAGTCAAATATTTCTCAAGTGTTTAGACCAAGATGAAAAATATTACAGTTGGTGCCCAAtgtaaaaaatcagtttttttcacaaaaattaatCCAAACTGCAGTAATACCCCACCCTAAGTCGTTAATTGGTTCCCAGAGAACCGATGTGTCGATTTTTGACATAGTTCTGAATTTTGCCCTATAAAGGGACTTATATATTCCCTATACAACACATACTGAACACGGAAATATTTACAACCTGCTATCATTTTATGAAAACCTGATACTTACATTAATAAGCTTCTCTGTGAACTATAGTATACACAGTACTTCATTGTTATTGAATCACTAAAGAGAGCGACATGAGGTGTGGTAAAAT from Palaemon carinicauda isolate YSFRI2023 chromosome 5, ASM3689809v2, whole genome shotgun sequence encodes:
- the LOC137641377 gene encoding nucleolar transcription factor 1-A-like gives rise to the protein MELLKDKVPEDLMSGKTMGKKLKKRHSSSFAAELNDNFEDSFENKKPRKKKKKDAELSESLEDLLGDGKNKEKKHKRHSSDTMIQLNETFEEGFDVEKPVKKNKKNRLSSVVAETKESFEVIKSKTSANHGNKRLSSVTAGPSESFEDSSPGKHHMKKKKKKKKQLLSALATGLIESFEHNSEDSSPKRKRKKSRGQENLSMSGDILGNTEMESVLESPFKINSDMRSKHKKKSNFDGVKSPTEENLVISQSNAKKNNKGKRKSFHKENNSEKIPAEENGYATNQQDFWSVDEELSLIDSLISKLDPKDNAPYMTTLRKINWGNIAIGNRTPEECSEVVNTLIRKISKYKTLSMILQEAKEVASDSHSRLKKILSAKLRFVLDYCKKHKSEFPSSELRSKANVAWSELSKKERKYYESMYENEVLKFRKAMDLPPDAPKSPFSIYYFSEIEKGGSQGIELKNKCRKLFNEMKIDEKIPYILESFKELTTYVSNYKSYKESHPNFDQPMVKLESRKLFEQYFEYLGMPKKVTSVLSIFHEELKKKGDLTVIESKNFLMKISSMYRELSDERKAKYKVKLRKLQGMYEQSYKEWKESLSEDIVLVLETYFENHNVKSENVGGNFDFKHKVEVCMAKPKFNNEPEKPASTPFKLFSVKFKKQRSEKYSNAKEMEKACSLAWKSLSEEAKSKYTQRCQEYRAIYKAALLQYVRQLGDVAKMYLGFKRKEHYIFFKEDIFEQEFPNDEYPIYVVRKKEFGTLEGIQKSEEFRKRDSKVLNTKEMEQSSESGMSDNESSEEDVSDSSDKEPETNVHKLRTTAEESSDKESSTEDEDYNDSDVAQAWETPKKSH